The genomic stretch ATTGGCGACCTGGTTGCGGCCGTAAAGGCGGTCGAAATTCTTTTGGCCCGCCATGCCGAGCGTGAGGCCCGTGAGCGCGGGGCCCATGACCGAGCCGGCCACGGCTGTGGCGATCTGCGCAAGCGTGATGGGCCAGAAGCCTTGCGACAGCCAGATCACGCCGGCGGCGACAATAGTCAATGCGCTCGCGGCCACGACCACGGCGCGGCGTTGCGAGAGCGCGTCGACGAGGGCGCCCGCGGGCGCCGTCACGAGCATGCCGACAATCGCGCCCAGCGTGATGACGGTGCCGATGGTATCGGGCGTCCAGCCTTGCGCCTGCAGATAAATGCCGAGGAACGGTCCGGCGCCTGCCTGAATATCGGCGGCGAAGAAACTCACGGCGAGAAGAGGAAGAGAGGGCTTCACGCGGGCGCGGCTCCCGGCTGTCCTGGCTGTTGTTGGTATGCGGCGCGGCGTCTGGTTCGACGTCGTGCGGCGTTTTCAGCTTCGACAGCAAGGGAGAGCAAGCGGCGCGCCCGCGCCGTGCTCAAGCACAAAGCCATTGCAACGCGCTGCTGTGACAGGTGATGGCAGCGCGCGATCGCGAAAGGTTACTGCGTGGGTTGCAGTTGTCCCCAGCTCACGAGAATCGCCTGAATACTGCGCGCATACGCGTCGCGTTCGCGCGGCGTTTCCGAGTGGTAAGCGCCGATCGCGCGCCACGTGTTGCCGTATCGAACCATCTTTTGCTTGAGCAGCCACGCAGCCACGAAGATGTTCACGCACGGGTCCGTGAGCGCGCGATGCGGAATGCCTTCGCGCAGCAAGTCGGGGAAATGGATCGAGTTGATTTGCGCCTGGCCCACGTCGATCGAACCGTTCGCATTGTGATTGATCGCGGCGGCGTCGCCCTTGGATTCGCGCCATGCCACCGCACGTAGCACGAGCGGATTGACGCCTTGCCACGCGCCGGCTTTCTCGAAGCATTCTTCGCCGCCGGTCGCGGCCGGGGCCGCCCAGGCGAGCGGCGCGCCGAATGAAACGAAGGTCGCGAACGCGGCCAGCGCGCGCCAGAAATAACGCTTGATCGGGTGCATCGGAAACGACTCCAGGGTGCGAGAGCGCGCGGCTCGTTGCGGTGAATTGCGGCGACGTGTGTATGACTCGGTACGGCGGCGTCGTGCGGAACTCAGCGTGCGAGCGCGACGTCGATCTGCTTTTCGATGTCCTTCAAATACGCGCGCGATGCGTCGGACACGACGAGTCGCGGCGCGGGTGCCGAGCAGCGGCAATCGAGGTGCGCCTTCACTTTCTTCTTGCGTGCGCCCGCATGCGGCGCGGGCAATGTGTCTTCGTCGCCCGCAGTGGGCGGCAACATCGCGAGCGAGGGCAGCGGCGGATACACCTTGTCGGCGGCGGGCGAGGCCGTATAGGCCAGCGTGGCGGTTTGCGCGTGCGCGGCGTTCGTCAGCAAGGCGGACGAGAGCACGAAGACGGCGGCGGTCAGGGCGAAGGCGCGCATCGTCTCAGCTCCCCGAGCGCAGCGGTTCGATCGAGACGCTATAAGTCTGATTCGCGCCGGCCGTGAGATTCTCGAGCGCGGGCTTGCGCGCCTGTTGTGCGGGCACGCCGCGCCAGATCGCGTCGTTGATGTACTTGAGGTCCTGGCCGAGCGCGGTCACGCGAATCACCGTGGGCTGCTTTTGCGCGGCGGCGAGCGCGCCGGCCTTGGTCAGCACGGCGCTCAGTTGCGGATCGCGTGCGCCGAGCGCGTCGGCGGGAATGTCGAAGCGCAGGATCGCGCTCGAAACGGCCGGCGTGCTGACCGGTGCCGTGCTGGTCTGTTGAAGCTGCGCGCAGCCTGCGACAAACAAAACGGTGAGTAGAAGGGCAACGCGCGTCACGTGCAAGTCTCCGGAAAAGGCGTGGCGATGTGCATTTTTTCGGCTTTCCTGGACGCAACTTGATACCCGGGCGGCAAACGTTTGCCAAAAAAGAGAACTTCGCTCGCGAATGCGTGGTTTGCGGAAATGCCGCCGCCGACACCGCGCGTTTGCGGCGATCTGGTTTTCGCTGAAATGAGGGACGTACCCGCCGGACTGTTCACCCGAATGCGCCACAAGTGTGCATGGCCGCGCCGCGCGTTAAGCGGAACAATCGGGTTTTCGCACTCCACCATGCAGCGCGCATCGCGCACCCCGAGAGGCTTCGTCATGAACGCGTTTTTCTCCGCCAATCTCATGCTGGCTTACACGGCCTATTTCATCGGCACGGCGAGTCCGGGGCCGAGCAATCTCGCCATCATGTCGATCGCCGCGCAGCACGGCCGCAGGTCGGCGCTGGCGTTCGCGCTGGGCGTGATTTCGGGCTCGATGTTCTGGGCGACGGTCGCGGCGCTCGGCGTGGCGGCAGCATTGGTCGCGTGGTCGAATCTGCTCGTGGCGCTCAAGGTATTCGGCGGTCTGTATCTGCTGTGGCTCGCGTTCAAGTCGGGGCGCAACGCGTGGCGGTCGCCGGCGGCATCGGCACAAAAAGCCGCGGGCGAATTCACGCTCAAGCAGCTTTATGCGCGCGGCGCGCTCTTGCATCTCACGAATCCGAAAGCCGTGCTCGTGTGGGTGTCGATCATCGCGCTTTCCGCGCACGGTGCGGGTTCGCCTTCGGCGCAGGGCGCGTTGATTTCGGGTTGCCTCGTGATTGGCTGCACGGTATTCGGCGGCTATGCGCTGGTGTTCTCGACAGCGGCCGCGCGGCGCGGGTACGCGCGCGCACGCCGTGCGATGGAGGGTTGCCTCGCGGTGGTGTTCGGTATCGCGGGAATCAAGTTATTGGTGACGCGTTGATGGTGTAGTCGTTCGTCACGGGCGGAAGAGGCGCTCGACTCCCGCTTCGACGTCTACCTTCACATCCACGCCCGCGCTCCCGCGAAGTCGACGCAAGCTACCGATAGATCGGCGAGGAACGAAACGGCGTAGCCGCGAGAGAGTCGCGCGCGATCACCCGCATCAGCAGGCCCTGCGCGACGCACTCGTCGTAGCGCCAGAACCCGCTGGCGGGAACGCTTTCTGGCGGCGAGAAGCAGACGCTCGCGATTTCGCGGGCATTGATGAGTCAGCCGCGGCTGCTGCTCCTCGATGAACCTTCGCTGGGTCTCGCGCCGCTCGTGATTCGCGACATTTTTCAGGCAATCCGCGATCTGCGCGAAGAGGGGCTCACCATTCTGCTGGTCGAACAGATGGCGAAACAGGCGCTTGGCGTTGCGGACAGAGCCTACGTGCTCGAGGTGGGCAAAGTCACGCTGGAAGGCGCCGGGCGCGAGTTGCTGAACGATCCGAAAGTCAAGGCGGCTTACCTGGGCGCGCATTGAGCGCAACGCACGCGTGAGCTGACTTCATCGCGACGATCCGCTCAACGCCGCCGCCGAGGAGCAGGCGCGGCGCGCGCGAACGTTGCGCGACGAACTGGAAGGCTAAATCCGCCTAGCCGCCGGGCCAGCCGAACGCGTGAATGGTGTCGAACGGTTCGTGGGTGGCCACCGCCGCGCAGATTTGTCCCGGCATGGGCAGGTCGACCACGTGAATCTGGCCGCCCGCCTCGGTCTCCGCGATCAACGCGGCGCCGTTTTGCGAGACGATCGCGGGCCACGCGTCGCGTGTGTCGCGCGCATCGTGAGGCAGGCAAAGGCGCAATGCGCTCTCGCGATACAGCCGGTCGCGCGCGTCGTCGAATGGACTTTGCACCGGCTGGCGCAGGACCGGCTCGGGCACGGCTGCGCCGATCGCCAGCCGGCGTTGCGACATGGCCAGCAAGATCCACACGCCCGCGTACGCCACGCGAATTTCGAGGGCTGGTGAACGCACAGGATTCCGAAGTATCAACTCGCCTTCGGTGTGATCGTGCAACTCGATCTCGGCGGGCGTGCAGCCGAGCATGGTCGACAACGTGTGCCGCAGAAACACGCGGCTCACGAGATAGCGCTTGCCCAGCGCGGGACTGAGCCCGCGAATCGCGCGATGTTGCTCCTTGCGCGGAATGTCGAGCGGTGACAGGCCGCGCGTGGTGGCATCCCATTCCGCGCGCAGCCGCCACAGCATCAACTCGCCGGGCGCGGGCAGCCGATCGCGCTGAAGCGCAGCATCGTCGAGCCGCCAGGGCAGAAAATGCAGGCCCGGCGTGCGATACACGGGGTGCGTGCCGCCCCGTTCAGTCGAGGTGGGCCAGTGAACTCGGTTTTGCATCCTGATTCTCGGAGCGCATGGCGAAGGCAGTCATCGGGTCATTCGATTCGGATGCCTGATGAATTGCGTCAGAATCGCATCGCTCGAACGGTGCGCCATCGCAGAGCGGCCTGGGTGAGTGGGATCAAAGCGGCATCAGCGCAACGAGCGCCATCAGATCGACGACGGGCCGAACCATTCGCGCACGTGATTGTCTCGTGGCGCACGGGGCGGCGCGCTTTCGCGCGACTTGGGCGTACCGACGAACAGGAAGCCGATCAAGGCGTCGGTGGGCTCGAAATCGAGCGCGGCTTTCAGCGTGGCGTCGTACGAGTCCACGCCGGTCGCCCAGAAGCCGCCGTAGCCGAGCGCGTGAATGGCGTTGAGCAGGTTCATGGCGGCGGCGCCTGCCGAGAGAATCTGCTCGCTCTCGGGAATCGAGCCGGGCGTGAGCGCCGCGCCGAGCGCGATGATGACGGGCGCGGCCAGCGCACGTTGGCGCCGGTGCTCATGCGCGCTGCGCGGCGTACCGGGCTCGCGCGCGGCGGCGATATCGACGAGCACTTCGCCGAGTTCCGCGCGCGCCTCCCCGCGAATCAGCGCAAAGCGCCACGGCCGCAGGCGGCCGTGATCCGGCGCGCGCAGCGCGGCGTCGAAGATCAGGTCGAGTTCGGCGTCGCCCGGCGCCGGTTCGATCAGCGGCCAGTGCGACTGACGGCTGAGCAGCGTGTCGAAGAAAGCCGCGGTCTCGGGCGATTGGGTCGTTTCGGCGAGGGGGCTCGCTACCGTTTCCATTGCGGTTTCCGAAAAAGGTGGAACCCGCATAATGCTCAAAAATCAAGCTAATTGCAAATGATTCGCATTTATTCAAAAATGCGGGCGCACGGAACGCGCTGCAAGAAAGATGAAAGATAGCGGGCGGTTGTCGTCAGATGCGAGCAAAACGGCGCGGCTTTGCCGTGACAACGTAAATTTCGGTATAGTGAGAATAGAAATAATTCTCATTTGTTGATCACTCGTTGCTCACTTCGCGCTCGTTTCCGATGAACTTTGATACCCAGACTGCCGAACTCGCCCGTGCCACGGTCATCCCGCCCGCTATCCGCGAATCCTTGTACGAGATCGAACGCGCGTCGTTCGTCGTGGGCGAGCGCACCTTGCTCGACGACGTCTCGCTGACGCTGAAGAAGGGCCGCGTGATTGGCCTGATCGGTCACAACGGCTCCGGCAAGTCGACGCTGCTCAAACTGCTGGCGCGCCAGCAGCAGGCGAGCGCCGGTTCGATCGCGTTCGAAGGCCGCGCGCTGCGCGACTGGGATCATCGCGCGTTCGCGCGCGAGGTCGCTTATCTACCGCAGCAGTTGCCGGCCGCCGATGGCATGACGGTGCGCGAACTGGTCGCGCTCGGGCGTTATCCGTGGCACGGCGCGCTGGGGCGGTTCACGCCAAAGGATCGCGAGAAGGTGCAGGAAGCGATGCAACTCACCGACGTCGAGGTGTTTGCCGATCGGCCCGTCGACAGTCTCTCGGGCGGCGAGCGTCAGCGCGTGTGGATCGCCATGCTGATTGCGCAGGACAGTCAATGCATGCTGCTCGACGAGCCGATCTCGGCGCTCGATATCGGCCATCAACTCGAAGTGCTCGGGCTGATTCGCCGTCTGAGCGAGGAGAAAGGGATTGGCGTGGTGGTGGTGCTGCACGACATCAACATGGCCGCGCGCTTTTGCGACGAACTCGTGGCGCTCAAAGGCGGCGTGCTGCTCGAACACGGCAGCGCCGATGAGATGATGACGTCGGCCACGCTCGCGGCGATCTACGGCGTTCCGATGGGTCTCGTGCCGCACCCGGACGGCGGCCGCCCGATCAGTTACGCGCTGTAGCGGGTTGCCCGGACCCAGCGATCACGCGCTATAGGCGCGTGCCGAGAAGCGCGCCCACACGCGGCGGCTGCAACGGCGGATCACGCCGTATGCGCTGAACAGACCCATGCCGATCATCATCGCGCCAATCGAGACAGCGGCCAGTTGATCGAGATGGTGCACGCCCGCGAGCGTACCCAGCGCGCCCACGGCGGCGGCGCCGGCGGAAAGCGCATCGAGGCGCGCATGCCAGGCGCCCGCCTTGAGCGCGTCGACGGCGTGCGCGTGCGAATCTTCGAGTTGCGCGGCGGTGGCATGCAGATGCCGCGCGACCAGTTCTCTCGTTGCGATCACAACGATCGCCACCATCAGCGCACCGGTTTGCGCGGCCGTGGAAGCCGATGCGCCGTCCACCGTTGCATTCAGCGCCTGCGCAAGCATGAACGCGCCGACGAGCGTCGGCAGCAGTGTCGTGGCCGCGGCGGGCAACCATGCGGTGGCGCGTTGCGCGGACCCGCGCGTGAACCAGAGCGGCAGGAACAACAGCGCGTCGATCGCCAGATCCACGAGCGTGTGCATGCCGTCCGCGACGATCGCGTGCGAACCCGTGACATAGCCCGTGGCGATCTGGATCGCCATCAGCGCGAGATTCGCGACCGTGCTGACGCGCGCTGCGCGCAGCGACGCCTGTTCGGAGTGGGCCGTGACCGGTGGCATGCGGGGTTCGTATGCGGAGTTCGAGTCACGTGAGGGTAGGGTCTCTCGATGGCAGTGCGATGACAGGCGGGAGAAAGGTTAGGGAGATAAACCGCTTGAAAACGCTACTAACGACCTGTTTTTGCCGGTTGGGGCGGATGTCTTCCGCCGCGCGAAATACAGCATGTACAACCCGGCGTGCCCAAACCCGGCACCGCCGCATCCATCATCCCCGCGCATTCATCCGCTTTCCCTTGCGCCGGATTTCGCGCGACAAGTCGCCCAGCGTCACTTTCTCGAAGCGCTTGAGCAGCGCCTTCTCCGCTTCCTGCACGGTCGCGAGAAGGTGCGCGTTCACGGCCTGTTCGACAAGGCATAGGGGATCGTCCTCGCTCACGAGATCGGAGAACAGCGCGGGCTCGCCGGCGCTGCGATACACGTCGAGCAGCGTGATCTCGTCGAGCGGCACGCCGAGCACCCAGCCGCCGCCGTGCCCTTTCTCCGACTGCACGTAACCGCTTTCGCGAAGCCCGGCCAGCAGCCGGCGCACGACCACGGGATTCGTGCAGAGCATTGCGGCGATCGTATCCGACGTCAACGGGCCTTCCGCGTGCTCCATATGAAGCAGCGCGTGCAGCAGGCGCGACAGGCGGCTATCCGTTCTCATCCCGCTCCTTTCTCTCGAAACTTGTGAAGTTGCATGAATGATAGCATTCGGCCTATCATGTAACTCATGAAGTTTCGAGAAATGCCGTTGCCGGCATTTCCTCTCCGTTACTCAATGCTCGAACGCAAAGGAAACGTCCCCATGCAGCAGGATTTCGATGTCATCGTCATTGGCGGCAGCTTCGCGGGCCTCTCGGCGGCGATGCAACTGGCGCGCGCGCGCCGCCGCGTGCAGGTGATCGACGCAGGTCGGCCGCGCAATCGGTTCGCCTCGCACGCGCACGGTTTCTTCGGCCAGGACGGTGTGCCGCCGTCGCAAATCGTGGCCACGGCGCGCGAGCAATTGCTCAGGTATCCGAACGTTACGTTCACGCAAGGCGAGGCTCGCCACGCCGCGGGCGAGGCGGGCGGTTTTCGGGTCGAACTGGCGGATGGAGCCATCCGCCACGGCAAGCGCCTGATCCTCGCGCACGGCGTGCGGGACACGTTGCCCGCCGTGCCGGGGCTGGCCGAGCGCTGGGGGATCAGCGTGCTGCATTGTCCCTACTGTCACGGTTACGAAGTGGCGGACCGGCGGCTCGGCGTGCTGGCCACGCATCCCATGTCGATACACCAGGCCATGCTGATTCCCGACTGGGGCCCGACAACGTGGTTCACACAGGGCGTCGTCGAGCCCGGCGCGGAAGAAGCCGCGCAGTTGCAGGCGCGCGGCGTGACGATCGAACGCACGCCCGTGGCGCAGGTGCTGGGCGAGGCGCCGGCTATCCGCGCGCTGCGTCTTGTCGATGGCCGCGAGATCGCGATCGACGCGTTGTTCGTCGGCACGCGCACGGAAACGGTAGGCGATCTGGCGAGTCAGCTAGGCTGCGCCGTGGACGACGGACCGTTCGGCGCCGTGATTCGCGTGGACGACTGGAAGGCGACGAGCGTGCCCGGCGTGTTCGCGGCCGGCGATGCCTCGTCGGCCATGACCAACGCGACCTTCGCTTCGGCCTCGGGCGTGGCGGCGGGTGTCGGCGCGCATCGCTCGCTGATCTTCACGGCTTGATGCCCTTTGCAGCCTGATTCCGGCGATAACGCTTGCGGCCGGAGCGCCAACGCGCGCGCCGCGCGATCAGCGGCGGCGCGCGGCCGGAATGCCCGCGAGTATCAGATCGACGCCCGCGAGGAAGTCGGCGCGGTCGTCGTGCGCGAGCATGTGCGCGGCCACGCTGCGCGTGAAAGGAAATTCCGCGCCATCGAGCTGCGCCCATTCGGCCGATACCTCGCCGAGAAAACTGTCACGTTCGAAGCCCTGTTCGCGCGCGAGGTGCGCGTTCGCGGCGTTCTGCCCGCTCACGCCGAGGATGTAGCTCAATAGCGCGTTGGTGGTGGTCCATTGCGCGGCGCCAGGCACGCCCAGCGCGACCACTTGCTGGCCGATGCGTTCGAGAATGCGCACCATCGGCAAGCTGCCCGGCGCGCGCGTGAGCGCTGAGCCAACCCACGGATGCGTGTCGATGGCGTCGAACAGCGCGAGCGCGAGTGCGCGAATCGCGGGCTTCGGTGCCGCGCTCTTGCGGGCGGTGGCGTGCAGGCTGCGGGCGACGATGGCGTCGCACGCGGCGGTCAGCAAATCGCTCTTGCTCGCCACATGCCAGTAGATCGCGCCCGCGCCCGTGGCCAGGTGTTCGGCGAGCGCGCGGAACGTGAGGCCGCTTTCGCCGCTGGCATCGAGCAAGGCGATCGACGCTTCCACGATCTGTTCGCGGGACAACGACGACTCGCGCCGCCGCGGGGTGGGGACTTTGCGGGTCATATGAGGTTCGGATTCACGGGCGGTGAGCCGGGTTGCAAGCGTTGCGGCGTCGCACTTGACAGTAATGGAACAACGTTCCAATAATACTATGGAATGATGTTCCATGGCATGACGATCGTACGGGTCGGCATGCCCTCACGTCTCGACAATTCATCGAGAACCCAGTGAGAACGACTCAGCGAGAAAAACACATGAACACTTCCGGCAGGTCGATCGCGATCGTCGGCGCGGGCCTCGGCGGCCTGGTGCTGGCGCGTGTTCTGCACGTGCATGGCATCGCCGCAACCGTCTATGAAGCCGAGCCGTCGCCCAGCGCGCGAACCCAGGGCGGTCTGCTCGACATCCACGAGCACGACGGGCAAGCCGCGCTGAAAGCAGCGGGGTTGTTCGAGGCATTTCGCGAGATCATCCACGCGGGCGGCGAGGCGTCGCGCATGCTCGATAAAGCGGGCAACGTACTGCTCGAAGAAGCGGACGAGGGCACGGGCGGCCGCCCCGAGGCGCCGCGTGCGGAACTGCGTCGCATCCTGCTCGAATCGCTACCCGAGGGCACGGTGCGCTGGGGGCACAAGCTCGCTTCGGTATCGGCCATGGCTGGCGGGCGTCACGCGCTGCACTTCGCAAACGGCGCGACAGTCACGGCCGACTTGCTGGTGGGTGCCGACGGCGCGTGGTCGAAGGTACGCCCGCTCGTGTCCGCCGCTCGCCCCGTATATGCCGGGCTGGCATTCGTCGAAACGTATCTGTACGAGAGCGATGCGCGTCATCCCGCGAGCGCGCAGGCGGTTGGCGGCGGTGCGTTGTTCGCGGTCGCGCCGGGGCAGGGCATACTCGCGCATCGCGAGCCCGGCGGCACGCTGCACACGTATGTGGCGTTGAACCGGCCCGAAGCCTGGTTCGCCAGCATCGATTTCGCCGATGCCACCCACGCGCGCCGCTGCCTCGCAGCCGAATTCGAAGGCTGGGCGCCCGCGTTGACGGCGCTCATCACCGAAGGCGAAACCGCTCCCGTGCTGCGTTTGATCCACACCTTGCCCGTCGATCATCGCTGGGAGCGCGTGCCCGGCGTGACGCTGCTCGGCGACGCCGCGCACCTCATGCCCCCTTCGGGCGAGGGCGCCAATCTCGCCATGCTCGACGGCGCGGAACTCGCGCAGGCGATCGCTGCGCAACCGGACGACAGGGAAGCGGCGCTGGCCGCTTACGAGCACACGATGTTCGCGCGCAGCGCGCTCGCGGCGGCGGAATCGGCGCGCTTGCTCGAACGGCTGTTTGGCGCGCAGGCGCCGCAAAGTCTGCTGGACTTCTTCAACGCGATGCGGCCCGCCGACTGAGTGTGGCTGCGCGCCACTCGGACCCGCGACCGCATGGCGCGTTGCGAGGCAATTCGCCGGCTGCAGGCGAAGAATCTCGTCACGCGGCTCGCGGTGGGCGACTACCGCATCGAAGACGAGGCGTTTGCCGAATGGGTTCGTCGGCGAAAATGACGGTGCGCGGCATGGCCTGATTCGTCGCGCCCGATATGCTCCCGATATGCTTCGTCTCGATCGCGGCATCGAGCGCGCGTGTCGATGGAGATACGCCCCTTTTAACCGGCGTTGACACGGCTTGCGGCGGCAGGGACACTCGCGGCGCGAGCCGCGTTCGCCGCCGCGCCGTGATTGCCGCGCTGCCTGCCTTCTTTCCCGTTCCGCCATGTTTCACCACATCGACACTGAAACGCTCCGCCTGTGCAGCGTGCTTGCGAGCACGGCCTTCGGCCTCGTCTTCGCGCTGGTGCGCTTCGACGTCGAAGGGCGGCGCTATTGCTATCACTGGTCGGCGAGTTCGCTGCTGTACGCGGCCACGCTGATCGGCTTCGAACACTCGGCGGGGCATCCGCTATTCAAGGCGGCGCTGCTCGGCTCGCTCGCGTTCACCAACGTGCTGATCGTTTCCGGCTTGCGCGTGTTCGACGGCAAGACGCCGTTTCGCCCGTGGATGGCATGGCCGGTGGCCGGTTGCGTCGCGGCGCAGCTCGCGCCGGCGTGGGTATTGAGCGACCCGAAACTCGTGGCGGTCGCCACGGAGGTGTGCGACACGCTCGCCGTGGCGATCTCGGCAGGCATCGTGGGCGTGAGCTGCCTGGTCGGGCTGCATCGCGAGCGCGCGAACGCCGCCGCCGACAGCACCTTCATGCCGAGCCGCGGCCGCCGTCTCGCGGGCCTCGCCATGCTCGGCTACCTGCCCGGCTACGCGATCGCCATCGCCGGTTATCTCTGGAACGGGCCTGCGCTGGACCTGCTCGCGCTCATCCCGATGCTCTCCGACCAGTTGCTGCTCGGTGTGCTGAATCTGGGTTTGCTGGCGATGCCGGCCGAGCGCGCCCAGCAACGGCTGCGTGCCGCCGCGTTGCGCGACCCGCTCACGGGCGTATGGAATCGCGCGGGCTTTGCGGCGCAGTCACGCCGCCTGATCGCGCCGGGCGCGACGCTGCTCGCCATCGACCTCGATCACTTCAAGCAGATCAACGACCACCACGGCCATCTTGCGGGCGACACCGTGCTGAAGGCCGTCGCCGTGCTCGCGTGCGCCGAAGTCGAGTCGCTGGGCGGCGAGTTCGGGCGGATCGGCGGCGACGAATTTCTTGCGGTGCTACCGGCCGAACGCGCGCCCTACGCGCAGGTGTGCGCGCGGCAGATCCAGCAGGCGTGCCGCCGCCCGCTCGACGGCTTGCCGCCGTGGACCGCGAGCATCGGGCTCGCGCAGATCGAGGCGGGCGAAACGGACTATGCCGCGGCGCTGCAACGCGCGGACCGTGCGCTGTATCGGGCGAAAGTGGACGGCCGCGACAAGGTGACCGCCTGAACGGCGGAGGTCATGCGCGGTTGTTCCAGGTTGTTCCTGGTTTTTCCGGTC from Paraburkholderia acidisoli encodes the following:
- a CDS encoding lytic transglycosylase domain-containing protein translates to MHPIKRYFWRALAAFATFVSFGAPLAWAAPAATGGEECFEKAGAWQGVNPLVLRAVAWRESKGDAAAINHNANGSIDVGQAQINSIHFPDLLREGIPHRALTDPCVNIFVAAWLLKQKMVRYGNTWRAIGAYHSETPRERDAYARSIQAILVSWGQLQPTQ
- a CDS encoding LysE family translocator, with amino-acid sequence MNAFFSANLMLAYTAYFIGTASPGPSNLAIMSIAAQHGRRSALAFALGVISGSMFWATVAALGVAAALVAWSNLLVALKVFGGLYLLWLAFKSGRNAWRSPAASAQKAAGEFTLKQLYARGALLHLTNPKAVLVWVSIIALSAHGAGSPSAQGALISGCLVIGCTVFGGYALVFSTAAARRGYARARRAMEGCLAVVFGIAGIKLLVTR
- a CDS encoding 4'-phosphopantetheinyl transferase family protein; amino-acid sequence: MQNRVHWPTSTERGGTHPVYRTPGLHFLPWRLDDAALQRDRLPAPGELMLWRLRAEWDATTRGLSPLDIPRKEQHRAIRGLSPALGKRYLVSRVFLRHTLSTMLGCTPAEIELHDHTEGELILRNPVRSPALEIRVAYAGVWILLAMSQRRLAIGAAVPEPVLRQPVQSPFDDARDRLYRESALRLCLPHDARDTRDAWPAIVSQNGAALIAETEAGGQIHVVDLPMPGQICAAVATHEPFDTIHAFGWPGG
- a CDS encoding nitroreductase family protein; protein product: METVASPLAETTQSPETAAFFDTLLSRQSHWPLIEPAPGDAELDLIFDAALRAPDHGRLRPWRFALIRGEARAELGEVLVDIAAAREPGTPRSAHEHRRQRALAAPVIIALGAALTPGSIPESEQILSAGAAAMNLLNAIHALGYGGFWATGVDSYDATLKAALDFEPTDALIGFLFVGTPKSRESAPPRAPRDNHVREWFGPSSI
- a CDS encoding ATP-binding cassette domain-containing protein; its protein translation is MNFDTQTAELARATVIPPAIRESLYEIERASFVVGERTLLDDVSLTLKKGRVIGLIGHNGSGKSTLLKLLARQQQASAGSIAFEGRALRDWDHRAFAREVAYLPQQLPAADGMTVRELVALGRYPWHGALGRFTPKDREKVQEAMQLTDVEVFADRPVDSLSGGERQRVWIAMLIAQDSQCMLLDEPISALDIGHQLEVLGLIRRLSEEKGIGVVVVLHDINMAARFCDELVALKGGVLLEHGSADEMMTSATLAAIYGVPMGLVPHPDGGRPISYAL
- a CDS encoding cation transporter gives rise to the protein MPPVTAHSEQASLRAARVSTVANLALMAIQIATGYVTGSHAIVADGMHTLVDLAIDALLFLPLWFTRGSAQRATAWLPAAATTLLPTLVGAFMLAQALNATVDGASASTAAQTGALMVAIVVIATRELVARHLHATAAQLEDSHAHAVDALKAGAWHARLDALSAGAAAVGALGTLAGVHHLDQLAAVSIGAMMIGMGLFSAYGVIRRCSRRVWARFSARAYSA
- a CDS encoding Rrf2 family transcriptional regulator: MRTDSRLSRLLHALLHMEHAEGPLTSDTIAAMLCTNPVVVRRLLAGLRESGYVQSEKGHGGGWVLGVPLDEITLLDVYRSAGEPALFSDLVSEDDPLCLVEQAVNAHLLATVQEAEKALLKRFEKVTLGDLSREIRRKGKRMNARG
- a CDS encoding NAD(P)/FAD-dependent oxidoreductase, giving the protein MQQDFDVIVIGGSFAGLSAAMQLARARRRVQVIDAGRPRNRFASHAHGFFGQDGVPPSQIVATAREQLLRYPNVTFTQGEARHAAGEAGGFRVELADGAIRHGKRLILAHGVRDTLPAVPGLAERWGISVLHCPYCHGYEVADRRLGVLATHPMSIHQAMLIPDWGPTTWFTQGVVEPGAEEAAQLQARGVTIERTPVAQVLGEAPAIRALRLVDGREIAIDALFVGTRTETVGDLASQLGCAVDDGPFGAVIRVDDWKATSVPGVFAAGDASSAMTNATFASASGVAAGVGAHRSLIFTA
- a CDS encoding TetR/AcrR family transcriptional regulator yields the protein MTRKVPTPRRRESSLSREQIVEASIALLDASGESGLTFRALAEHLATGAGAIYWHVASKSDLLTAACDAIVARSLHATARKSAAPKPAIRALALALFDAIDTHPWVGSALTRAPGSLPMVRILERIGQQVVALGVPGAAQWTTTNALLSYILGVSGQNAANAHLAREQGFERDSFLGEVSAEWAQLDGAEFPFTRSVAAHMLAHDDRADFLAGVDLILAGIPAARRR
- a CDS encoding FAD-dependent oxidoreductase, giving the protein MNTSGRSIAIVGAGLGGLVLARVLHVHGIAATVYEAEPSPSARTQGGLLDIHEHDGQAALKAAGLFEAFREIIHAGGEASRMLDKAGNVLLEEADEGTGGRPEAPRAELRRILLESLPEGTVRWGHKLASVSAMAGGRHALHFANGATVTADLLVGADGAWSKVRPLVSAARPVYAGLAFVETYLYESDARHPASAQAVGGGALFAVAPGQGILAHREPGGTLHTYVALNRPEAWFASIDFADATHARRCLAAEFEGWAPALTALITEGETAPVLRLIHTLPVDHRWERVPGVTLLGDAAHLMPPSGEGANLAMLDGAELAQAIAAQPDDREAALAAYEHTMFARSALAAAESARLLERLFGAQAPQSLLDFFNAMRPAD
- a CDS encoding GGDEF domain-containing protein, with amino-acid sequence MFHHIDTETLRLCSVLASTAFGLVFALVRFDVEGRRYCYHWSASSLLYAATLIGFEHSAGHPLFKAALLGSLAFTNVLIVSGLRVFDGKTPFRPWMAWPVAGCVAAQLAPAWVLSDPKLVAVATEVCDTLAVAISAGIVGVSCLVGLHRERANAAADSTFMPSRGRRLAGLAMLGYLPGYAIAIAGYLWNGPALDLLALIPMLSDQLLLGVLNLGLLAMPAERAQQRLRAAALRDPLTGVWNRAGFAAQSRRLIAPGATLLAIDLDHFKQINDHHGHLAGDTVLKAVAVLACAEVESLGGEFGRIGGDEFLAVLPAERAPYAQVCARQIQQACRRPLDGLPPWTASIGLAQIEAGETDYAAALQRADRALYRAKVDGRDKVTA